A single region of the Geobacillus subterraneus genome encodes:
- a CDS encoding carbon-nitrogen hydrolase family protein has protein sequence MTEAERRVPPLRVSAVQYHLHTVRSFDEFAAQVTHYVKTAQEFDAEFVLFPEFFTTQLLSIPLEGGRQATIDDLPSYTEMYTELFTSLAKDTGMYLIGGTHVIRQDGKLYNTAHLFTPDGHVHRQAKLHITPTEVNEWNIAPGDGLHVFETDKATIAVLTCYDIEFPEIVRMARAKGADVIFCPSCTDDRHGFYRVRYCCHARAVENEVYVVTTGTVGSLPTVDFMRANFGQAAVITPNDIPFPPGGVLAAGEINGDMIITADLDLSLLRKVREKGSVTTWRDRRTDLYPDWNGTA, from the coding sequence ATGACAGAAGCAGAAAGGAGAGTTCCGCCATTGCGCGTTTCGGCTGTGCAATATCATCTTCATACGGTCCGTTCGTTTGATGAGTTTGCGGCGCAAGTGACGCATTACGTGAAAACGGCGCAAGAGTTTGATGCCGAGTTTGTGTTGTTTCCGGAGTTTTTCACGACGCAATTGCTTTCCATTCCGCTTGAGGGTGGGCGGCAAGCGACGATTGACGACCTGCCGAGTTATACAGAAATGTACACAGAGCTGTTTACGTCACTCGCCAAGGATACGGGCATGTATTTGATCGGCGGCACGCATGTCATCCGCCAAGACGGCAAACTGTATAATACCGCCCATCTCTTTACACCGGACGGACACGTCCATCGGCAGGCCAAACTGCACATCACCCCGACGGAAGTAAACGAGTGGAACATCGCCCCGGGTGACGGGCTTCACGTCTTTGAAACGGACAAAGCGACGATTGCCGTGCTGACGTGCTATGACATCGAGTTCCCGGAAATCGTCCGCATGGCGCGCGCCAAAGGGGCTGACGTCATCTTCTGTCCGTCATGCACCGACGACCGGCACGGGTTTTACCGCGTGAGGTATTGTTGCCACGCGCGAGCGGTCGAGAACGAAGTGTATGTCGTCACGACCGGCACGGTCGGCTCGCTTCCGACGGTTGACTTTATGCGCGCCAACTTCGGCCAGGCGGCCGTCATCACGCCAAACGATATTCCGTTCCCGCCCGGCGGCGTGCTCGCTGCCGGTGAGATCAACGGCGACATGATCATTACCGCTGACCTTGACTTGTCGCTTCTTCGCAAAGTGCGGGAAAAAGGGTCGGTCACGACATGGCGCGACCGCCGCACCGACTTGTACCCGGATTGGAACGGGACG
- the pdxK gene encoding pyridoxine/pyridoxal/pyridoxamine kinase, translating to MTMPKALTIAGSDSSGGAGLQADLKTFQELGVYGMTAITTIVAMDPHNRWAHQVFPVDLATIEAQLETIIVGVGIDALKTGMLPTTDIIELAARTIEKHGLKNAVVDPVMVCKGADEPLHPENTVCYRETLVPKATVVTPNLFEAAQLSGLTRIETVEDMKEAAGRIHEFGAPYVIVKGGRKIPHDYAVDVLYDGKTFELLESERIETAYTHGAGCTFSAAIAAELAKGRPVKDAIATAKAFITAAIRHSFPLNEYVGPTHHGAYRRYGEQ from the coding sequence ATGACGATGCCAAAAGCATTGACGATCGCCGGCTCGGACAGCAGCGGCGGCGCCGGGCTGCAGGCGGACCTGAAAACATTCCAAGAGCTTGGCGTATACGGCATGACGGCGATCACGACAATCGTCGCCATGGATCCGCACAACCGTTGGGCGCATCAAGTCTTCCCGGTAGACTTGGCGACGATCGAGGCCCAGCTGGAGACGATCATCGTCGGCGTCGGGATTGATGCCTTAAAAACAGGCATGCTTCCGACAACCGATATCATTGAATTGGCGGCGCGCACCATTGAAAAACATGGATTGAAAAACGCGGTCGTCGACCCGGTGATGGTATGCAAAGGGGCCGACGAGCCGCTTCACCCGGAAAATACGGTGTGCTATCGTGAAACGCTCGTGCCAAAAGCGACGGTCGTGACGCCGAACTTGTTTGAAGCGGCGCAATTGTCCGGTTTGACGCGCATTGAAACGGTTGAGGACATGAAAGAGGCGGCCGGACGCATTCATGAGTTCGGAGCGCCATATGTCATTGTCAAAGGCGGGCGGAAAATTCCGCACGACTACGCGGTCGACGTCCTCTATGACGGCAAAACGTTCGAACTGCTTGAATCGGAACGAATTGAAACGGCGTACACGCACGGGGCTGGCTGCACGTTCTCAGCCGCCATCGCTGCCGAACTGGCGAAAGGCCGCCCGGTTAAGGACGCCATCGCCACCGCTAAAGCATTCATCACCGCTGCCATTCGCCATTCGTTCCCGTTAAACGAATACGTCGGCCCGACGCATCACGGCGCTTACCGCCGCTACGGGGAACAATAG
- a CDS encoding Uma2 family endonuclease — protein sequence MKIESWKEGDFVNVPGKQAVSLEEFYRMRETTDRVLEYIDGAVLMSPSPSTQHQRISGRLHVQLFHFLEGKPCEVFHAPFDIELKNERIEGKKIVVPDLTVICDRSGLTDTKFVGVPTLIIEILSPSNQAYDLVFKLNLYMQYGVYEYWIVNPMHRVVQIYSLNDNGQYEQAGVWKETGMACSRALDGFSVDVEQLFRP from the coding sequence ATGAAAATAGAAAGCTGGAAAGAAGGTGATTTCGTGAACGTTCCGGGAAAACAGGCGGTATCGCTTGAAGAATTTTATCGCATGCGGGAAACAACCGACCGCGTTTTAGAATACATTGATGGCGCTGTGTTGATGTCTCCCTCCCCTTCGACCCAGCACCAACGCATATCGGGACGGCTGCACGTCCAACTGTTCCATTTTTTAGAAGGAAAGCCGTGTGAAGTGTTTCATGCCCCGTTTGATATCGAACTAAAGAACGAACGAATCGAAGGCAAGAAAATTGTCGTCCCTGATTTAACCGTGATCTGTGATCGAAGTGGATTAACGGATACAAAATTTGTCGGCGTCCCAACGCTGATCATCGAGATTTTAAGCCCTTCCAACCAGGCGTACGATCTCGTGTTCAAATTGAATTTGTATATGCAATACGGAGTCTATGAATACTGGATCGTGAACCCCATGCATCGTGTTGTGCAAATCTACTCGCTCAATGACAATGGACAATATGAACAAGCCGGCGTCTGGAAAGAAACCGGCATGGCATGTTCGCGCGCGCTTGACGGTTTTTCTGTTGATGTAGAACAACTATTTCGTCCTTGA
- the ald gene encoding alanine dehydrogenase, which translates to MIIGVPKEIKNNENRVAITPAGVLSFVQAGHTVLIEKEAGIGSGFNDDDYARAGARIIERAEDVWAQADMIMKVKEPQPSEYGYFRPGLILFTYLHLAAEPELARALKESGVIAIAYETVQVGRTLPLLTPMSEVAGRMAAQIGAQFLEKPYGGKGILLGGVPGVARGKVAIIGGGVVGTNAAKVAVGLGADVTIIDLNADRLRELDDIFGHQITTLMSNPMNIAEAVAEADLVIGAVLIPGARAPKLVTEDMVKAMKPGSVIVDVAIDQGGIVETSDHVTTHDDPTYVKHGVVHYAVANMPGAVPRTSTIALTNVTMPYALQIANKGVTQAIADNPALELGVNVANGEITYEAVARDLGYRYVPAREALGKTLAAN; encoded by the coding sequence ATGATTATTGGAGTGCCAAAGGAAATTAAAAATAACGAAAACCGTGTCGCCATTACGCCCGCGGGCGTATTGTCGTTCGTTCAGGCAGGACATACGGTACTCATTGAGAAAGAGGCAGGGATTGGAAGCGGTTTCAATGATGATGATTACGCCCGTGCCGGGGCGCGAATCATCGAACGCGCCGAAGACGTTTGGGCGCAGGCTGATATGATCATGAAAGTCAAAGAGCCGCAGCCAAGTGAATACGGCTATTTCCGTCCGGGTCTTATTTTGTTCACCTATTTGCATTTGGCGGCAGAGCCAGAGTTGGCGCGCGCCTTAAAAGAAAGCGGCGTCATCGCCATCGCTTATGAGACGGTGCAAGTCGGCCGCACGTTGCCGCTGCTCACGCCGATGAGCGAAGTCGCCGGGCGGATGGCTGCGCAAATCGGGGCGCAATTTTTGGAAAAACCGTACGGAGGCAAAGGCATTTTGCTTGGCGGCGTCCCTGGCGTTGCCCGCGGCAAAGTCGCGATCATCGGCGGCGGGGTCGTCGGCACGAATGCAGCGAAGGTCGCGGTCGGCCTTGGCGCGGACGTGACGATCATCGACTTGAACGCTGATCGTCTCCGTGAGCTTGACGACATTTTCGGCCATCAAATTACAACACTCATGTCCAACCCAATGAACATCGCTGAAGCTGTCGCCGAGGCTGACCTTGTCATCGGTGCGGTTCTCATCCCGGGCGCACGGGCGCCAAAACTAGTCACTGAGGATATGGTGAAAGCAATGAAACCGGGGTCAGTCATTGTCGATGTCGCCATCGACCAAGGCGGCATCGTCGAAACGAGCGACCACGTCACGACACATGATGACCCGACCTACGTGAAACATGGTGTCGTCCATTATGCGGTCGCCAACATGCCGGGCGCTGTTCCGCGCACATCGACGATCGCCTTGACGAACGTCACGATGCCGTATGCCTTGCAAATCGCTAATAAAGGCGTCACCCAAGCCATTGCAGACAACCCGGCGCTCGAGCTTGGCGTCAACGTCGCCAACGGCGAGATCACGTACGAAGCGGTCGCCCGCGACCTCGGCTACCGCTATGTCCCGGCCCGTGAAGCGCTCGGCAAAACATTGGCCGCCAACTAA
- a CDS encoding PucR family transcriptional regulator has translation MPSYTDPFRGEFDSLEEFADRVSDVLRCPVTIEDANHRLIAYSAHDDYTDPARTATIISRRVPEKVINSLWKQGAIPALLKSREPVRVPPIEDVGLGSRVAVSIWKNDEVIGFIWVLETNRTLSPEEMEWLKLAAKAAKNKVLQLYMRKNKKEERVQELFWKLLTGHIATEDEIRAHLAAMQITAAPQFAVVVFRFAADLTAEMERQISYLLQTTQQLSLLLYTTDGRDVILLAAPKTDQPLKELNAFIESFSAKMKERFHIHDVQSGFGGVYESYRLIEKSYREALAVLALKEKFGSEIKAVYGYAQLGIYQFFDFLLEQKRQGEWTNPALAKLHMYDQRHHSDLVKTFETFFDHNENVQETADALNVHPNTLAYRLKRIADIAELDLHDMNQKIKLYIDIKLAKYEAHN, from the coding sequence ATGCCCTCGTATACTGACCCGTTCCGCGGCGAGTTTGACAGCCTTGAAGAGTTTGCCGACCGCGTCAGCGATGTGCTGCGCTGTCCGGTGACGATCGAGGACGCCAATCATCGGCTGATCGCCTACAGCGCCCATGACGATTACACCGACCCGGCGCGGACGGCGACGATCATTAGCCGGCGCGTGCCGGAAAAAGTGATCAACAGCTTATGGAAGCAAGGCGCCATCCCCGCGCTGCTGAAAAGCCGCGAGCCGGTGCGCGTGCCGCCCATTGAAGATGTCGGCCTCGGCAGCCGTGTCGCCGTCTCTATTTGGAAAAACGATGAAGTGATCGGCTTCATTTGGGTGCTCGAAACGAACCGGACGCTCTCCCCTGAGGAGATGGAATGGCTGAAGCTGGCGGCCAAAGCGGCGAAAAACAAAGTGCTGCAGCTGTATATGCGCAAAAACAAAAAAGAGGAGCGGGTGCAAGAGCTGTTTTGGAAACTGCTCACCGGCCATATCGCGACCGAAGACGAAATCCGCGCCCATCTTGCCGCGATGCAAATTACGGCAGCGCCGCAGTTTGCTGTCGTTGTCTTCCGTTTTGCGGCCGATTTGACCGCTGAAATGGAACGGCAAATTTCCTACCTGTTGCAAACGACCCAACAACTTTCGCTCCTCCTTTATACGACCGACGGCCGTGACGTCATTTTGCTGGCGGCGCCGAAAACGGACCAGCCGTTAAAAGAACTGAACGCATTCATCGAGTCATTTTCCGCAAAAATGAAGGAGCGGTTTCATATTCACGATGTGCAAAGCGGATTCGGCGGCGTGTACGAGTCATATCGGCTGATCGAAAAAAGCTATCGCGAAGCGCTCGCTGTGCTGGCGCTGAAAGAAAAATTCGGCAGCGAAATAAAGGCCGTTTACGGCTACGCCCAGCTCGGCATTTATCAGTTTTTTGATTTTCTGCTTGAACAAAAGCGGCAAGGGGAATGGACCAACCCCGCTTTGGCCAAGCTGCACATGTACGATCAAAGGCATCATAGCGACTTAGTGAAAACGTTCGAAACATTTTTTGATCATAATGAAAACGTACAAGAAACTGCCGACGCTCTCAACGTTCATCCGAACACGCTCGCCTACCGGCTGAAGAGAATCGCTGACATCGCCGAGCTCGATCTCCATGACATGAATCAGAAAATCAAATTATATATCGATATTAAATTAGCAAAATATGAAGCGCACAACTAA
- a CDS encoding GntR family transcriptional regulator encodes MSQAQPDRSAPFYEQIYHLLRKKILQGEFKPGQRIYEAKLARELNVSRSPVREAVRALEKEGLLQIDHKSRITVYEPTMRNVEEIYQCRMSLESLAVKLACERLSASQLDEIEEVLRQTEQSIIIGDLESVIAFNVQFHDFIVLFSGNSELGKLLGGLRSLTYYYRTLNVYGPGRANQILEEHKQIFSKMKERKADEAAETMKVHIQHDLLHLKNLLTKESQQARGKKP; translated from the coding sequence ATGAGTCAAGCTCAACCGGACCGATCCGCTCCCTTTTACGAGCAAATTTATCATTTGCTGCGCAAGAAAATTCTTCAAGGAGAATTCAAACCCGGACAACGTATTTACGAAGCAAAGCTGGCCAGAGAATTAAATGTAAGTAGAAGTCCGGTGCGTGAGGCTGTAAGGGCGCTTGAAAAAGAGGGATTACTCCAAATTGATCATAAATCGCGGATCACCGTATACGAACCGACGATGAGGAATGTGGAGGAGATTTATCAATGCCGCATGTCCCTTGAATCGTTGGCTGTTAAACTGGCTTGTGAACGGCTGTCTGCCTCTCAATTGGACGAGATTGAAGAAGTGCTCCGCCAAACAGAACAAAGCATTATAATCGGTGACCTTGAATCCGTGATTGCATTCAATGTCCAGTTTCACGATTTTATTGTTTTGTTCAGTGGTAATAGCGAGCTAGGCAAGTTGTTAGGAGGACTTAGGTCGCTAACGTACTATTATCGGACGCTGAACGTGTACGGGCCAGGGAGGGCAAACCAAATTTTAGAGGAACACAAGCAAATTTTTTCTAAAATGAAAGAACGAAAAGCGGATGAAGCGGCAGAAACAATGAAAGTGCATATTCAACATGACTTGCTTCACTTAAAGAACCTGTTAACAAAGGAAAGCCAACAAGCAAGGGGGAAGAAGCCTTGA
- a CDS encoding tartrate dehydrogenase, which translates to MKKWEIAVIPGDGIGKEVVPAALDVLQAVADVHGGIAFSFIEFSWSCDYYVEHGQMMPDDGLSTLRNFDAIFLGAVGNPKLVPDHISLWGLLLKIRREFEQVINIRPAKYFRGLSSPLAEPRDFDFIVVRENSEGEYSEVGGRIHRGDDEIAIQNAVFTRKGTERAMRYAFELARKRKGHVTSATKSNGIFHTMPFWDEVFADVKRDYPDVATASYHIDALAAFFVTRPHTFDVVVASNLFGDILTDLGGAIMGSIGIAPAANINVNGNYPSMFEPVHGSAPDIYGKGIANPIGQIWTAKLMLDHFGEEELGALLLRVVEDVTADGVKTPDLGGTAATKEVAAEICRRLREHA; encoded by the coding sequence TTGAAAAAGTGGGAAATCGCCGTCATTCCAGGCGACGGCATCGGCAAGGAAGTCGTGCCAGCAGCGCTTGACGTGCTGCAGGCGGTCGCCGATGTGCATGGGGGAATAGCGTTTTCGTTCATCGAATTTTCGTGGAGCTGCGACTACTATGTTGAACACGGCCAAATGATGCCGGATGACGGGTTATCGACTTTGCGAAATTTTGATGCGATTTTTCTCGGAGCGGTCGGCAATCCGAAGCTTGTCCCTGATCATATTTCATTATGGGGATTGCTGTTAAAAATCCGCCGCGAATTTGAACAAGTGATCAACATTCGTCCGGCAAAATATTTCCGCGGCTTATCCTCGCCGCTGGCCGAGCCGCGCGACTTTGATTTCATCGTCGTCCGCGAAAACAGCGAAGGGGAATATAGCGAAGTCGGCGGGCGCATCCATCGTGGAGACGATGAAATCGCCATCCAAAATGCCGTGTTTACCCGTAAAGGAACGGAGCGGGCGATGCGTTACGCGTTTGAACTGGCCCGAAAGCGGAAAGGGCATGTGACGAGCGCGACGAAATCGAATGGCATTTTCCATACGATGCCGTTTTGGGACGAAGTGTTCGCCGACGTCAAGCGCGACTACCCGGATGTCGCGACCGCGTCGTACCATATTGACGCGTTAGCCGCCTTTTTCGTCACAAGGCCGCATACGTTTGACGTCGTTGTCGCGAGCAACTTGTTCGGGGACATTTTGACTGACCTTGGCGGCGCCATTATGGGCAGCATCGGCATCGCCCCGGCGGCGAACATTAACGTCAACGGCAACTATCCATCGATGTTTGAGCCGGTACACGGCTCGGCGCCGGACATTTACGGCAAAGGCATCGCCAATCCGATCGGACAAATTTGGACGGCGAAACTCATGCTTGACCATTTCGGTGAAGAAGAGCTCGGCGCTCTGTTGTTAAGAGTAGTGGAGGACGTCACCGCTGATGGTGTCAAAACGCCGGATCTTGGCGGCACGGCGGCGACGAAGGAAGTGGCCGCGGAAATTTGCCGGCGCTTGCGTGAGCACGCTTGA
- a CDS encoding PTS sugar transporter subunit IIA, with protein MFKKWFGKQPPKEETIVAPLSGTIVPLEDVPDPVFAQKMMGDGIAIDPTDGDVVAPVDGEIIQLFPTKHAIGLRSEAGVELLIHVGIDTVSMNGEGFTAYVKAGDRVKRGERLLSVDLSLVRDKAKSAVTPIIITNGDALAYLEKKAEASATKGETILLHVQTK; from the coding sequence TTGTTCAAAAAATGGTTTGGCAAACAACCACCGAAGGAAGAAACGATCGTTGCGCCGCTGAGTGGAACAATCGTGCCGCTTGAGGACGTGCCTGACCCGGTGTTTGCACAAAAAATGATGGGCGACGGCATCGCCATTGACCCGACGGACGGGGACGTCGTCGCTCCGGTGGATGGCGAAATCATTCAGCTCTTTCCGACGAAACACGCCATTGGCTTGCGCTCGGAAGCAGGGGTTGAGCTGCTGATTCACGTTGGCATCGACACCGTATCGATGAACGGGGAAGGATTTACCGCCTATGTGAAGGCCGGCGACCGGGTGAAGCGGGGCGAGCGGCTCCTTTCTGTTGATTTGTCTCTCGTCCGCGACAAGGCCAAAAGCGCGGTGACGCCGATCATCATTACGAACGGCGACGCCCTTGCCTACCTCGAGAAAAAAGCCGAAGCCTCGGCGACCAAAGGGGAGACGATCCTGTTGCATGTCCAAACGAAATGA
- a CDS encoding PRD domain-containing protein translates to MAFRIHRILNNNAAVVIDEGKEKIVMGPGIAFQKRKNDLISPDRIEKIFVMEEENERFQQLLRTLPEEHIDIAEEIISYAEGKLQAPLSDHIHIALTDHLSFAIERLKQGYRIQNKLLGEIKVLYKAEYDIGLWAKQLIKERLGIEVPDDEAAHIALHIHTAKMDAASMNKTLRETTLIHELVDLIQTELGISIDEESISYQRLLTHLRFALSRIENGESIHSMDEEMLALIQTKYASEWACAQKAAEYAEKEYGIRFPEEELAYIALHIQRLRKR, encoded by the coding sequence ATGGCGTTTCGGATCCATAGGATTTTAAACAATAACGCCGCTGTCGTGATCGACGAGGGCAAGGAGAAAATCGTGATGGGTCCGGGGATTGCGTTTCAAAAACGGAAAAATGACCTTATCTCTCCGGACCGTATTGAAAAAATTTTCGTCATGGAAGAAGAAAATGAAAGGTTCCAGCAGTTGCTTCGCACGCTGCCAGAGGAACATATCGATATTGCCGAAGAAATTATCAGCTATGCGGAAGGAAAGCTGCAAGCGCCGCTGAGCGACCATATCCATATCGCACTGACCGACCATTTGTCATTTGCCATTGAGCGGCTAAAGCAAGGCTACCGCATTCAAAACAAATTGCTTGGTGAAATTAAGGTGTTATATAAAGCGGAGTATGACATCGGGTTATGGGCGAAACAGCTGATCAAAGAGCGGCTCGGCATCGAGGTCCCTGATGATGAAGCCGCCCATATCGCCTTGCATATCCATACCGCGAAAATGGACGCCGCCAGCATGAACAAAACGCTGCGGGAGACGACGCTTATTCATGAACTCGTTGATCTCATCCAAACAGAGCTCGGCATATCGATCGATGAGGAAAGCATTTCGTACCAACGGCTGCTCACCCATTTGCGGTTTGCCTTAAGCCGCATTGAAAACGGGGAGTCGATTCATTCGATGGATGAGGAGATGCTTGCGCTCATTCAGACGAAATATGCGAGCGAGTGGGCGTGTGCGCAAAAAGCGGCGGAATATGCGGAAAAAGAATATGGCATTCGCTTTCCGGAAGAGGAACTCGCCTATATTGCGCTGCATATTCAACGGTTGAGAAAGCGTTGA